Sequence from the Paramagnetospirillum magnetotacticum MS-1 genome:
ATTGGCCTCGACCAGGGTCCAGGGCGCGTTGGTGGTGGAGGTGCGCTCCACCATGTCGTTGACCGCCTGTTCGTAGACGCCCCATTGCTCGCGGTTGCGCCAATCCTCGTCGGTCAGCTTCCACTTCTTGTATTCGATTTCGCCACGGGCGTTGAAGCGGGCCAGCTGCTCCTCGGCGGTGATGTGCAGCCAGAACTTGCACATGACGATACCGTGATCGGTGATCTGCTTCTCGAAATCGACGATTTCGCCATAGGCGCGGCGCCAGGCTTCCTCGGTGCAGAAGCCCTCGACCCTCTCAACCAGGACGCGCCCATACCAGGAGCGGTCGAACACGGTCACGCGCCCGGCCCGCGCGATGTGACGCCAGAAGCGCCAGAGATAATGCTGGGCGCGTTCTTCCTCGGTGGGGGCGGCGATGGGAATGACCTGATAGTCGCGCGCGTTCAGCGCATTGGTCAGGCGGCGGATGGTGCCGCCCTTGCCGGCTGCGTCCCAACCTTCGAAGACCAGGGCGGTGGAGACGCCCTTCTGCTTGGCCACATGGTAGAGATGGGCAAGGCGGGCGCGCTGTTCCTGCAGGGCCTTGTTGTAGTCGGGACCTTCCAGGGACAAGGTCATGTCCAGGGACGACAGGATGGAGGGCTGCGACGCCAGGACGCTGGGCTCGGCTCCGCCCTTCTTCGCCTTGGCCTTGGCCTTGTCCTTGATCTCGGCATTGACCTTCTTGACTGCGTCGCGCGCGGCGAAATGCTTGGTAATGGCCTCCTTCAGGGTCTGAAGCACCACCGCCGAGCGATAGCGGGGATCGGCACCCTCGACGATCTGCCAGGGGGCGTGGCCCTTGCTGGTCTGCATGATCAGGCGCTCGGCGGTGGAGATGAACTTGTCGTACATCTCCCAGTGTTGCCAATCCTGCTTGGTGACCTGCCAGGCGGTCAGCGGGTCCTTCTCCAGGCTTTTCAGGCGCTTCTTCTGGCCCTTCTCTGACAGATGCATCCAGAATTTGAGGATCAGGGCGCCTTCATCGGCCAGGGTCTTCTCGAAATGGACGATGCGTTCCAACTGCTCGTCCAGTTCGGGGGCGGTGATCTTGTCGGTGACGCGGTCGATCAGCGGGTGGTGGTACCACGACGACATGAACAGCCCGACCTTGCCCTTGGGCGGAAGATCGCGCCAATAACGCCAGTATTCGGGGCGCTCGCGCTCCTCGTCCGAGGGCGGGCCATAGGCCCGCGTCACGATCCAGCGCGGGTCCATCCATTCATTGAGGAGATTGACGGTCTCGTTCTTGCCCGCGCCGTCCACACCGGCGAACAGCACGATGACGGGAAAGTCCGCCTCGCGCAGTTGCTGTTGCAGAGCCAGAAGCTCGGTGCGCAAGGCCGGGGCTATGGCATCGAAATCCTCACGCGAGATCTTGCGTCCCAGTTCCGCCGCTTCGAACATGCCCCATCCCCCCATGACCCAATCAACCGGAAGTATGAGCGTATGCTTATTGGGACGGAGCCACAAGAGGCTGTAGTATTCCCGCAGATTGCCGGAGAGTGTCATGCCCAGAACCATTCAGCTTGTTCTCGACGATGATCTGTCCCGACGGCTGGAGACCCGTCTGGCGACGGATGGCGGCGATGCGGCGGCGCTTCTGGAGAGGGCCTTGCGGCACTACCTGGATGCCGAGGACGACCGGCAGGCGGCGCGACAGGCGGTGATCGAAGCGGCGGGCGAGGGCGAGTTCGGCGCCCGGCCCGGTCTGTCCGCCGATCATGCCCGTGTACGGCTCTGGCTTCTGGGCTGGGGGGGTGAGGACGAATCCGGCCCGCCGGGATCGTGCTGATGATCCGCTGGTCCGATGCGGCCTTGACCGATTTGTTCCGTCTGCGCACCGGCCTGGCCGGAGAGGGGGCGCGCCGCGTCGGGCGCCTGATCGCCGAAAGCGCCGATCTCCTGGCCCAGTTTCCCGAAAGGGGCCGTGACGGCACCGCGCCAGGGACCCGGGAGCTTCCGCTGCCCGGCCTACCCTGGCGTCTGGTCTACCGGGCGGGCGAAGGCGCCGTGATGGTGTTGCGGGTCATCTGAGCCGCAAGGCAAGGGGGCCGAGGCTCACCACGATCGCCAGAGAGGCGAAGGCCATGCCCCAGGCCAGGGAGGAACTGCCTCCTCCCGCCAGATCCAATACCATGCCGAAGGCCAGGGGCCCGATGAAGCCCGCGCCAAAGCCCAGCAGGGAGTGAATGGCGATGGTGGCGCCGCGCCGCTCGGGCTCGGCGGCCATCACCGCGCCGGTGGTCAGCGCCGCCGAATCGATCTGGATCAGAATGTTGTACAGCAGCATCAGCCCGGCCACGATTCCATAGGGCAGGCCGCCCAAAAAGCCGATGATCGCAGCCAGGGCGGCCGAGGCCAGCATGGCGACGGCGCAAACCCGGCGGCGGTCGAAGCGGATGGCCAGATCGGCGCCCACCAGGGAGGCGGCCATGGCCAGCAGGGAGGCAAGGGTGGCCGTGGTGGTGGGCGACGGCCCGCTTGCGCCCGGCTGGCTGGCCAGGACCCAGGCGAGAAAGGCCACCATCCACGAGCGGGCTCCGAACAGTTCCCACACATGGGCGGCATAGCCCAGCACATAGCCCATGGCGGCGCGGTTGCGGAACACAGGGCCGAAATCGAAGGGATTGACCGGCTGGGCGGGGGCGACCGGTTCTGTCCGTTCCAGCACGGCCAGGACCAGGACAAAGGCGGCCAGGGCTGAGAGACCGGCCAGGACGAAGGCGGCCTTCCAGCCCCAAACTTCAGCGACAGCGCCGATGATCATGAACGACCCGCTGGTGCCCAGCGAGAAACTGGCGGTGTAGAAGCTGATCCAGCGCGCCTGCTTCGGGCCCCGCGTGCGGTCGACCAGGGCCTTCAGTCCCGGCATATAGGTGCCCGCCAATCCCACGCCTGCCAGGAACCGCAGGGCCAGCGCCGACCAGAAGCCTTGCGCCCAGACCGCATAGGCCAAGCAGGAGAGGGCCGCGACCAGGGCGCCCAAGAGATAGACCCGCTTGGCGTCGATCCGGTCGGTCAGCGTGGTGAGGACCGGCACGGCCACGGTATAGCCCGCGAACAGAATCCCGGAAATCCATCCCGCCTCGGTATTGCTCAGTCCCCATTGGGCCACGAAGGCGGGCAGCAGGGCGGGAAAGGCGAAGACGCCCACCATGGTCAGAACTTCGGCCGCGCACAGGCAAAAGACGGCCTTGGCGCCAAGGGAATGGACCTCACTCACCACAATGATCCATGACTTTCGGACCGTATCAATTCAAGCATCAGGTGTATACCCTAGTCTCCGGCGTTGGGGACGCCTTAGGGGCGCCGTCAGGTGAAGAAGGATACCTGTCATATGGCCTCGGACGAGTCAGTTTCTTGGGGGAACCATAAGATCGAATGGTCGAACGACCTTCTGCTGCATATGGAGCAGGAGGACGGGGATCATCGCGAAATGTTCGTGCTGATGAACCGGATCTTTTCGGCGGCCCAGATCGGGGCCGATATGGTGACTCAGGCGGTCGCCGATCTGTGCCTGTTCACCCGCGAACATTTCCTGCGCGAACAGCACGGCATGGAACGGGCAGGCTATCCCGACCGCGAAGCCCACCGCTATGACCACGAATACCTGATCTTCCAACTGGACGTTCTGATCGACCGGCTGATGCTGTCGGGACCCGAATGCGTGGCGGAAGAACTGGTCGACCTGCTCAAGCGCTGGCTGTGCGACCACATCCTGACCTACGACCAGGCCTTCGCGGCCTATCTGCACGAGCGTGGGCAGAAGGTGGCGTGACGTCTGCCTTTGAGGGTTCTTGGTCTGCCGAATTACGGCGCCCCCACACCTGCGAACGGGCGAGGGGATTAGGGATCAGGGATGCGCGAAGGGATGAATCCCTTCGCATCCTTCTTTTTCTTTTCGGATCAAAAACAAAAAGGGCGTCTCTTGCGAGACGCCCTTTCCGTTAGCGAGATGAAAAAACTACGTGTGCAGCGGGCGGCCATCCACGGCCAGGCAGGCTTCCTTGACCGCTTCGCCCAGGCCCGGATGGGCGTGGCAGGTCCGCGCGATGTCTTCCGACGCCGCGCCGAATTCCATGGCCAGAACCACTTCGGCGATGAGGTCGCCCGCATTGGGGCCGACGATATGGGCGCCCAGGACCTTGTCGGTGGTGGCGCAGGCCAGGATCTTGACGAAGCCGTCGACCTCGTTCATGGAGCGTGCCCGGCCATTGGCGGTGAAGGGGAACTTGCCCGCCTTGTAGGCGATGCCTTCGGCCTTCAACTGCTCTTCGGTCTTGCCGACGCTGGCCACTTCCGGCCAGGTGTAGACCACCGCCGGGATGGCCTCGTAGTTCACATGGCCGTGCTGACCGGCCAGGATCTCGGCCAGGGCGACGCCCTCTTCCTCGGCCTTATGGGCCAGCATGGCGCCGCCGACCACGTCGCCGATGGCGTAGATGCCGGGCACATTGGTGCGGAAATGGCCGTCGATGGTGACGAAGCCGCGCTTGTCGATCGCGACGCCGACCTTGTCCAGGCCCAGGCCCTCGGTGAAGGGGCGGCGACCGATGGCGACCAGGACGCAATCGGCCTCGATCTTTTCCGCGGCGCCGCCAGCGGCGGGTTCCACGGTGATTGTGGCGGTCTTGCCCTTCCTGGTGATGGCGGTGACCTTGGTGCCCAGCTTGAACTCCATGCCCTGCTTGGCCAGCAGGCGCTGCATGGTCTTGGACACTTCGCCGTCATTGAAGGGCAGGATGCGGTCGAGGAATTCCACCACGGTGACCTTGGCGCCCAGGCGGCCCCAGACGGTGCCCAGTTCCAGACCGATGACGCCGCCGCCAATGACGACGATGTGCTTGGGGGTCTTGGGCAAAGCCAGGGCGCCGGTGGAGGAGATGATCACTTCCTCGTCGATCTCGACGCCCGGCAGGGGGGTGACCTCGGAGCCGGTGGCGATGACGATGTGCTTGGCGGCGACGGTCGACTTGGCGCCGTCCTTGGCCGTCACTTCGATCTGGCCCGGCGCGGTGATGGCGCCCGCGCCGATGATGTAGGTGACCTTGTTCTTCTTGAACAGGAACTCGATGCCCTTGGTGTTGTCGGACACCACCTTGTCCTTATGGCCCATCATGCCAGCCACGTCGATTTCGACCTTGGACACCTTGATGCCAAAGGCGCCCAGATCATGGGAGGCCGCGTGGTAGTGGTGCGATGCGGCCAGCAGCGCCTTGGACGGGATGCAGCCCACATTGAGGCAGGTGCCGCCCAGGCTTCCCCGCTTTTCGATACAAGCAGTCTTCAGGCCCAACTGGGCGGCGCGGATGGCGGCGACATAGCCGCCGGGGCCACCGCCGATGATGACGACGTCAAACGAAGAATCGGACATGGAATGCCCCCTAGAAAAGAAATTTCACCACGAAGACGCGAAGGCACGAAGAGACACGAAGGGAAAAGAACATAATCTTCTTCTCTTAACCTTCGTGTCTTCGTGCCTTCGTGGTTAACGATCCTACATCTCGAGCAGGATGCGCTGCGGGTCCTCGATGCACTCCTTGACGCGCACCAGGAACGACACCGCCTCGCGGCCGTCGATGATGCGGTGGTCGTAGGAGAGCGCCAGATACATCATGGGCCGGGCCTCGATCTTGCCGTCGGGCATGACCATGGGGCGCTGCTGCACCTTGTGCATTCCCAAGATACCCGACTGGGGGGTATTGAGGATGGGGGTGCTCATCAGCGAGCCGTAGACGCCGCCATTGGAGATGGTGAAGGTGCCGCCCATCAGGTCTTCCATGGACAGCTTGCCGTCACGGGCCTTCTTGCCCAGATTGGCGATGCCCTGTTCGACACCGGCGAAGGACAGGGCGTCGGCGCCGCGCAGCACCGGCACCACCAGGCCTTGCGGCGTGCCCACGGCGACGCCGATATCGTAGTACTTCTTGTAGACCAGATCCTCGCCGTCGATCTCGGCATTGACGGCGGGCCAATCCTTGAGAGCGGCGACGCAGGCCTTCACGAAGAAGGACATGAAGCCCAGCTTGACGCCGTGGCGCTTTTCGAACTGGTCCTTGTACTGATTGCGCAGATCAAACAGAGCGCCCATGTCCACCTCGTTGAAGGTGGTCAGCATGGCCGCCGTGTTCTGGGCTTCCTTCAGACGCCCGGCGATGGTCTTGCGCAGACGGGTCATCTTGACCCGGTCTTCCAGCTCGGCCTTGGGCCGGGGGCCCGACGGAGCGGCGGGCTTGGGGGCCGGGGCGGGAGCCGGAGCGGCGGCGGCGGCCAGCACGTCGCCCTTGGTGACGCGCCCGTCCTTGCCGGTACCGCTGATGGCCGAGGTATCGACGCCGCTATCGGCGGCGATCTTCTTGGCCGAGGGCATGACGCCAGCTGCGGCCGGGGCGGCGGCGGGAGCCGGAGCCGGAGCCGGGGCTGCGGGTTTGGGGGCCGGAGCGGCCGCCGCGGCACCGGCGGCGCCGAGAACGCCCAGCAGGGCGCCCACTTCCACGGTGGCGCCCGTGGCGGCGACGATGTCGGTCAGGGTTCCGGCCGCTGGCGCATTGACCTCGACGGTGACCTTGTCGGTCTCCAGCTCGACCAGGGGCTCATCGGCGCGGACGGCATCGCCCACATTCTTGAACCACTTGGCGACGGTGGCTTCGGTCACGGACTCGCCCAGGGTGGGCACCTTGATTTCGGTGGTCATTTTTTTGTTTTCCCTTTCTAGGCGGTCAGGCGGGAGAGCTTGGAAGCGCGGCGGAACGGCTGGGGCAGGGCGACCAGCTCGCCGCTCATGGCCATGCTGGTGATCCATTCCTGTTCGGCCACATGGGTCTTGTAGAGGCCCGTGGCGGGCGACGCGGCGGCGCGGCGTCCGCAATAGAGCGCCTTCCTGGCCTTGATATCGAGCTCTTCGCAGATGAACTCGATACGCCGGTCGACGAAGGTCCACGGTCCCATATTGGCCGGTTCTTCCTGCACCCACAGCAATTCGGCGTTGGGATAGCGGGCCAACTGGGCCTTGATGGTGTCCTTGGGCCAGGGATAGAGCTGCTCGACGCGGATGATGGCCACGTCCTTGAGGCCGCGCTTGGTGCGCTCCTCCAGCAGATCGTAATAAACCTTGCCCGAGCACAGCAGGACGCGCCGGATCTTGGAATCGGCGGCCAGCTTCTCCGTCTCGGGCAGAACGCGCCGGAAGCGCGAGCCCGAGATCAGCTCGTCCAGCTTGGACACGCACAGCTTATGACGCAGCAACGACTTCGGCGTCATGATGATCAGCGGCTTGCGGAAATTGCGGCGCAGCTGACGGCGGAGCGCGTGGAAGTAATTGGCCGGGGTGGTGATGTTGCAGACCTGCCAGTTATCCTCGCCCGAAAGCTGGAGATAACGTTCCCAGCGGGCCGAGGAATGCTCGGGGCCCTGGCCTTCATAGCCGTGGGGCAGCAGCATCACCAGACCCGACATGCGCAGCCACTTGGACTCGCCCGAGTTGATGAACTGGTCGATGATCACCTGGGCGCCGTTGGCGAAGTCGCCGAACTGGCCCTCCCACAAGGTCAGCGTGTTGGGCTCGGCCTGGGAATAGCCGTATTCGAAGCCCAGCACCGCCTCTTCCGACAGCGGCGAGTCCATAACTTCGAAATAGGCCTGCTTGCCGGGACGAATGGCGTTCAGGGGCTCGATGCGTTCCTCGGTCTCCTGATCGGTCAGGCGGCAATGGCGCTGCGAGAAGGTGCCGCGTCCGCAATCCTGGCCCGACAGACGCACGCCGTTGCCTTCGATCAGCAAGGTGCCAAAGGCCAGAGCCTCGGCGGTCGCCCAATCGATGCCCTCGCCCGTGTCGACCATCTCCTTCTTGGCGGCCAACTGGCGGACGACCTTGCGGTTGACGTTGAAGCCCTCGGGGGTGCGGGCCAGGGCGTGGCCCACTTCCTTGAGGATATCGGCGGCAACGCCGGTCTTTTCCTCGCGGAACTCCTCTTCCTCGGCCAATTGCACCAGGCCCTGCCACTTGCCTTCCAGCCAGTCGGCCTTGTTGACCTTGAAGCTTTTGGCGGCCTCGTAGTCACCTTCCAGGCGGGCCTGGAAGTTGGCGAAGATGGCGTCCGCCTCGTAGCGCGTGATGGTGCCCTCGGCCACCAGCTTCTCGGAATAGAGCGCGCGGGTGGTCGGGTGGCTGGCGATCTTGCGGTACATCAGCGGCTGGGTGAAGGCCGGCTCGTCCGACTCGTTATGGCCATGGCGGCGGTAGCACACCATGTCGATGACCACGTCGGCACCGAATTCCTGACGGTATTCGGTGGCGATGCGCGCCACATGGACCACGGCTTCGGGATCATCGCCGTTGACGTGGAACACCGGGGCCTGGAAGCCCTTGGCCACGTCGGACGAATAGGGGCCCGACCGCGAATATTGCGGCGCGGTGGTAAAGCCGATCTGGTTGTTGATGATGATGTGCACGGTGCCGCCCGTGGCATAGCCCTTGAGCTGGGACAGCAGCATCACTTCCGGCACCACGCCCTGGCCAGCGAAGGCCGCGTCGCCATGCAAGATGATGCCCATCACCCGCTTGCGCTCGGTATCGCCGAACTGGGTCTGCTTGGCGCGCACCTTGCCGACCACCAGGGGGCCGACCACTTCCAGATGCGACGGATTGGGCATCAGCGACAGGTGGACGGTCTTGCCGTCGAAATCCCGGTCGGCGGAGGTGCCCAGATGGTACTTCACATCGCCCGAGCCCTGCACGTCCTCGGGGCTGGCGGCATTGCCCTGGAATTCCGAGAAGATGGCCTGATAGGGCTTCTTCATGAAATTGGCCAGGACGTTGAGACGGCCACGATGGGCCATGCCCAGCACCACTTCGTCCACGCCCAGTTGGCTGCCGCGCTTCAAGATCTGTTCCAGCGCCGGGATGACGGACTCGCCACCTTCAAGGCCGAAGCGCTTCGTGCCGGTATACTTCATCTGAAGGAAGCGCTCGAAACCCTCGGCCTCGGTCAGACGCTCCAGGATGGCGGTCTTGCCGCGCGGCGTGAAATCGGTGCGGTTGTGGATGGATTCGATGCGCTTTTGAATCCAGGCCTTCTGGTCAGGGTCCTGGATGTGCATGAATTCCACGCCGATCTTGGCGCAGTAGGTCTCCTGCACGATGCGCACGATGTCACGCAGCTTGGCGCTTTCCAGCCCCAGGACGTGGTCGATGAAGATCTCGCGGTCGAGATCGGCATCGGTGAAGCCGTAAGTGCGGTAATCCAGTTCGGGATGCTGCTCGGGCTTGGTCAGCTCCAGCGGGTCCAGCTTCGCCATCAGGTGACCGCGCACACGATAGGAGCGGATCAGCATCAGGGCGCGGATGGAATCCACCTGGGCCTGACGGATGGCGGCGGGATCGGCGGCGGCCGGGGCGGCGCCCTTGGGCGCGGAATCCTTGCCCCCCTTCTTGGCGGCGGCGGCGGCGGCCGCTGCGGCTTCGGGGTCGATGGCGCCGATGATCTGGATGTCACGGCGGGCGTTGGCGGTGCCCTTGAAATCTGAGATCAGCTGCGAGCCATCGTCCTTCAAATCCTGGAAGAAGGCGACCCACGAGGAATCCACCGAAGAGGGGTCTTCCAGATAGCGGGCGTAAAGCTCAGCGATGAAGACGGCGTTGCCGCCGCTCAGAAAGGACGATTCGTCGAACTGCTTTGTCATGTTCGGGATTCGACGCAGGTTCTAGCCCGCGTCCCTTTCGTGCTTGGGCCGGGCGGCGCCGCCGGGCGCCGCTCATTTACGGCGCAAACTGCTTTGTTCTTATTATTGGAACGGTCCGGCGCGCCGACGGTCCGGCGCTCCGGCGACACGCCGGACCGTTTAGTCTTAAGCGGATCAGCCCTTGAGGAGCTTCACCATGGTCGAGCCCAGCGAAGCAGGCGAATCAGCGACGGCGATACCGGCGGACTTCAGGGCTTCCACCTTGAAGTCGGCGGTGTCGTTGCCGCCCGAGATCACCGCACCGGCATGGCCCATGCGGCGGCCGGGAGGAGCGGTCCGCCCGGCGATGAAACCGACGGTCGGCTTCTTGATCTTGGAACGCTTCAGCAGCTCGGCGCCCTGGACCTCGGCGTCGCCGCCGATTTCGCCGATCATGATGATCGCCTGGGTCTCGGGGTCGGCCAGGAAGAGCTCCAGGCTGTCGACGAAGTTGGTGCCGTTGATGGGGTCACCGCCGATGCCGATGCAGGTGGTCTGGCCCAGGCCGGTGGCGGTGGTCTGAGCGACCGCCTCATAGGTGAGCGTGCCCGAACGCGACACGATGCCGACCTTGCCACGCAGGTGGATGTGGCCGGGCATGATGCCGATCTTGCACTCGCCGGGCGTGATGACGCCGGGGCAGTTCGGCCCGATCAGACGGGTCTTGGAGCCCTGCAGGGCGCGCTTGACGGCCAGCATGTCGGCCACCGGGATACCCTCGGTGATGCAGACGGCCAGCTCGATCTCGGCGTCGATGGCTTCCAAGATGGCGTCGGCGGCAAACGGCGGCGGCACGTAGATCACGGACGCGTTGCAGCCGGTCTTGGCCTTGGCCTCGGCGACGGTGTTGAACACCGGCAGGTCGAGATGGGTGGTGCCGCCCTTACCGGGGGTGACGCCGCCGACCATCTTGGTGCCATAGGCAATGGCCTGCTCGGAGTGGAAGGTGCCCTGGGCGCCAGTGAAGCCCTGGCAGATCACCTTCGTATTGGCATTAACGAGAACGGCCATTTTTATGCAGCCTCCTTCACGGCCTTCACCACCTTCTCGGCGGCGTCGGCAAGATTGTCGGCGGCAATGATCGGCAGGCCGCTCTGGGCCATGATCTTCTTGCCCAACTCGACGTTGGTACCTTCCAGACGAACGACCAGCGGGACGTTCAGGCTGACTTCACGAGCCGCGGCGACAACGCCTTCGGCGATGACGTCGCAACGCATGATGCCGCCGAAGATGTTGACCAGAATGCCTTCGACATTGGGGTCGGACAGGATCAGCTTGAACGCGGTGGTGACGCGCTCCTTGGTGGCGCCGCCGCCCACATCGAGGAAGTTGGCCGGCTCGGAGCCGTACAGCTTGATGATGTCCATGGTGGCCATGGCGAGGCCGGCACCGTTGACCATGCAGCCGATCTGGCCGTCCAGCTTGATGTAGTTCAGCGAGTGACGGGCGGCTTCGAGCTCGGCCGGATCTTCTTCCGACTCGTCACGCAGCTCTTCGATGTCCTTGTGACGGAACAGCGCGTTGTCGTCGAAGTTCACCTTGGCGTCGAGAGCGATCAGCTCACCGGCGCCGGTGACCACCAGCGGGTTGATCTCGACGATGGAGCAGTCCAGGTCCATGAAGGCCTTGTACAGCGCGCCGACGAACTTCACGCAGGTGTTGACCTGCTTGCCCTCGAGACCGAGGCTGAAGGCGATCTTGCGGCCGTGATACTGCTGGAAGCCCTCGACCGGATCGATGGCGACCTTGAGGATCTTCTCGGGGTGGTTATGAGCCACTTCCTCGATCTCCATGCCGCCCTCGGTGGAGGCGACGATGGTGACGCGGCAGGTGGCGCGGTCGACCAGCATGGACAGGTACAGCTCGCGCTTGATGTCGCAGCCCTGCTCGATATAGACGCGCTTGACTTCCTTACCGGCGGGGCCGGTCTGCTTGGTGATCAGAACCTGACCCAGCATCTGGTCGACATTGGCGCGGACTTCGTCGATGGACTTGACGACGCGGACGCCGCCCTTGCCATTGGGGTCGTTCTTGAAACGACCGGCGCCACGGCCACCGGCGTGGATCTGGGACTTCACCACATAGATCGGTCCGCCCAGGTCCTTGGCAACCTGCACCGCCTCGTCGGGGGTGTAGGCGACGCCGCCCTTGAGCACGGCGACGCCGTACTTGGCCAGCACCTGCTTGCCCTGATACTCATGAATATTCATCGGGTATTGCTCCCCTTATGGTGTCT
This genomic interval carries:
- the sucC gene encoding ADP-forming succinate--CoA ligase subunit beta, which encodes MNIHEYQGKQVLAKYGVAVLKGGVAYTPDEAVQVAKDLGGPIYVVKSQIHAGGRGAGRFKNDPNGKGGVRVVKSIDEVRANVDQMLGQVLITKQTGPAGKEVKRVYIEQGCDIKRELYLSMLVDRATCRVTIVASTEGGMEIEEVAHNHPEKILKVAIDPVEGFQQYHGRKIAFSLGLEGKQVNTCVKFVGALYKAFMDLDCSIVEINPLVVTGAGELIALDAKVNFDDNALFRHKDIEELRDESEEDPAELEAARHSLNYIKLDGQIGCMVNGAGLAMATMDIIKLYGSEPANFLDVGGGATKERVTTAFKLILSDPNVEGILVNIFGGIMRCDVIAEGVVAAAREVSLNVPLVVRLEGTNVELGKKIMAQSGLPIIAADNLADAAEKVVKAVKEAA